GTCCAGGTTGTTAGTTGTGTGCAGGCTTCTTCAAGCACAGGCGCATTATCTCTCTTGAATCAGTTGTTTAAGTGGTGTTGTTGCTGTTTAATTCGGCCAGTAGAGGGTGACGCGAAACTCTTCCCCGGAATCTTCGAATAAAACATCTTCGGAAATTGGGGACAGACCACGGTTTCGCTGGTTTTATCGAGGGATCCGGGGATTCGATAACCTTTTTCCGTATGTTTGACCCAAAATGTTATCTTCCTCGATTTCGGGGTCGATTTCTTGACTGGTAATACTCCCGTGCTTGTAAATACATATGTTCCATTCGGTGCCATTGCTCGTAAAGGGTGTTAAGGCTCAGGACGGTCTGTTCGAAGCTCTCTGGATAGTCGTGGTCGAGGTTGTTGCGCAAGTCTGTTTCTCTTTGAGTCAGTCGCATAAGGTTCATTTCTCTTGAATAACTTCGTAATAACCACCGGTTTTCGGTGCACCTTTAAAAACAACCTTTTTTTCGTCGCGCAGTTGCTTGATCCAGCGCTCAAGGGTTCGTTATTTTCACCATCAACTTTAAATTCGATAATATAGATAACTTTATCCATTTTCACGGTCAAATCGATACGGCCTTTGTTGGTGACATCTTCGGCGGTGATGTCCAGAGCACTTTGCTTCAGGCTGGCCAGCAGACTTTTTTTGACCGGCAGGACATTGCTTTCAGCAGTAAAGCCCTGCCCCCTATACGCCCAGCAAAATGGCATCAACATCTAACTCTTCAGCGGCCTGAAAAAAGTTTTATCCGACGTAACCAGTGGAAGCTCTTTATCAGATGCTATTGCCAAGTGAAGCGCATCAAGCGTTCTCAGGGCGGTTGCAAAAAGGCCGATCCAGCCACGGGCGAGTTGCCAATGATGATCTTCCACTGGAATCATTTGAAAAAGCTCTGCCTTCACATGGGAGACAAACTTTGCCAAAATTCGATTGCCATCTATGCGGCTCAACTCTCGTTGACGCACCTTTTTTGCCACAGCTGAAGCAAATTCCACTTCAGTCAGGCTGCTCAAACCCGGCTTTATCTGCTCTCGCGACAACTCCTCCGCCTGTGAACTTAAGGCCTCCGGACAGTAGTACCCCACCAGCACACTTGTATCTACATAAATCATCATTAATAGCGCTCAGCAGACCGTAAATCAACAACTTCCCGGCTTAATGGATTGCCGGCACCGTAATTGTTTTCCTGAAGGTATTTAAATCAGGCAATCGTCTCCTGACATTAGGAGTGTCCCTAATTGTTCCCCTTAATTGATCCAGTTTTCAAGAATAAGCCCTGGTACCAATTTAAATTCATTTACATTATTTGTTACCAGGATTAAGCCTTCAGCTCTGGCATGACCGGCAATCATCATATCATAAGGCCCTATGGGTCTGCCGATACTATACAATTCAGCCCGTATCCGCCCAAAATGATATGCTGCATTATTATTAAATGGCAATACTTCAAGCCTGGCAACCATTGCCTCAATATCCGTCAGATTACGTTCCACCTGCTGGGAATGTTCAGCTCCAAACACCATCTCCCCCAAGGTTATGGTAGAAATACACATTCGTCCTTGATGCCGATTGAAGACTTCTCTCACCTTAGTGGGTCGATTTTTCATAGTATAAATTACAATATTTGTATCCAGCATATACTTCAACATTACAAGGGCTCCCTGATTTGATCTTCAGGTTGTTGCCGATCCTCCATAAAATCGCGGGAAACGCCTGGTGCATCAAACCACTCATCCCAGGATTGACCAACCGGTGTAATCACTCGTTTGTTACCGATCGACGTAATCTCAACATTTTTTATAAATTCAGGAAATGCAACCGCTTTAGGTAAACGAACTGCCTGGCTTCGGTTGCTTTTGAAAACTGTCGTTTGGATGTGTGCCATAGTAATATCTCCTTAAGAATAGCTATTTAGGAAGCATTAAGGGAACGTTGTTGCTTTATTGCTTTAACGGTCTGTTCAATCCACTAATTTAGACGAATTTTCACGAATCTCGAATCATTTCATCCACCGTAGTTCGTAGTAACTCCAGATCATTATTGCAAATATAAAAAATTTCCTCAGCATCAATATTAAAATATTAAAATATTGATGCGAGATCACATCTCGAACACCCTTAACACCTTTCC
The Pseudomonadota bacterium DNA segment above includes these coding regions:
- the vapB gene encoding type II toxin-antitoxin system VapB family antitoxin; this encodes MAHIQTTVFKSNRSQAVRLPKAVAFPEFIKNVEITSIGNKRVITPVGQSWDEWFDAPGVSRDFMEDRQQPEDQIREPL
- the vapC gene encoding tRNA(fMet)-specific endonuclease VapC gives rise to the protein MLKYMLDTNIVIYTMKNRPTKVREVFNRHQGRMCISTITLGEMVFGAEHSQQVERNLTDIEAMVARLEVLPFNNNAAYHFGRIRAELYSIGRPIGPYDMMIAGHARAEGLILVTNNVNEFKLVPGLILENWIN
- a CDS encoding type II toxin-antitoxin system VapC family toxin, producing the protein MMIYVDTSVLVGYYCPEALSSQAEELSREQIKPGLSSLTEVEFASAVAKKVRQRELSRIDGNRILAKFVSHVKAELFQMIPVEDHHWQLARGWIGLFATALRTLDALHLAIASDKELPLVTSDKTFFRPLKS